In a genomic window of Streptomyces noursei ATCC 11455:
- a CDS encoding class I SAM-dependent methyltransferase gives MGMDFHSAANRLTYTRRSAGEDWARVMRGLVSPDNARVADVGCGGGVYCTAWLELGAAEVTGVDFSTVMLSAAREHCGRRPGLSFRQGEASATGLPDSSADIVFQRALIHHLDDLRACFREARRVLAPGGRLVVQDRTVDDVLQPGSAEHVRGYFFEKFPFLVDVERRRRPSGEEVEAAMRAAGFGDVHGVPLAELRREYAGADEVRDDVLARTGRSILHELSDDQLMDLADHLTDRLRSVEGIREVDYWTVWVASG, from the coding sequence ATGGGGATGGACTTTCACAGCGCGGCCAACCGGCTCACCTACACGCGACGCTCGGCCGGGGAGGACTGGGCACGGGTAATGCGGGGCTTGGTATCTCCGGACAACGCACGGGTGGCGGATGTCGGCTGCGGGGGCGGGGTGTACTGCACGGCCTGGCTGGAGCTGGGCGCGGCCGAGGTGACGGGGGTCGACTTCTCCACCGTCATGCTCTCGGCCGCGCGGGAACACTGCGGACGACGACCAGGGCTCTCCTTCCGGCAAGGCGAGGCATCCGCCACGGGGCTGCCGGACAGCAGTGCCGACATCGTCTTCCAACGGGCATTGATCCACCACCTCGACGACCTGCGTGCATGCTTCCGGGAGGCACGGCGGGTACTGGCACCCGGGGGCCGGCTCGTCGTACAGGATCGGACGGTCGACGACGTATTGCAGCCCGGCTCGGCGGAGCATGTGCGGGGGTACTTCTTCGAGAAGTTCCCCTTCCTCGTGGATGTCGAGCGAAGGCGGCGACCGTCGGGCGAAGAGGTCGAGGCGGCGATGCGGGCGGCCGGGTTCGGGGACGTGCACGGTGTGCCACTGGCAGAGCTTCGACGGGAGTACGCGGGGGCGGACGAGGTACGGGACGACGTGCTGGCGCGTACCGGCCGGTCGATTCTGCACGAGCTGAGTGACGATCAACTCATGGACTTGGCTGACCACTTGACCGATCGCCTGCGAAGCGTGGAAGGCATCAGGGAGGTGGACTACTGGACTGTATGGGTGGCTTCCGGGTGA
- a CDS encoding TSUP family transporter produces MTYTDLWAPLDWPGFGGVTLVALLFLCVTALLAGAVDAIVGGGGLLQLPAMLLVNPGGAVVHSLATSKMVGLVGTSAAAVTFARRTPLDWKAVGRMAATTFPASVAGAAVASALPKSVLNTVVLCALVIVGLYTWRKPEFGVDEVRRFGRRGELIAMAVGGAAIGFWDGLGPPGTGSFLVFLLVGVIGYAFLRASAVAKVVNIAANLGALVFFIPAGKVLWGLGGAMAVCNLVGGILGASLAMKRGSTFVRKVFLVVVSGLVISVTWKLSLA; encoded by the coding sequence ATGACGTACACGGACCTGTGGGCACCGCTCGACTGGCCGGGATTCGGTGGTGTCACCCTCGTCGCCCTGCTGTTCCTGTGTGTGACGGCCCTTCTCGCTGGCGCGGTCGACGCCATCGTGGGTGGCGGCGGTCTGCTGCAACTGCCGGCGATGCTCCTCGTCAACCCCGGTGGGGCGGTGGTCCATTCGCTGGCCACCAGCAAGATGGTCGGTCTGGTGGGCACCTCCGCCGCAGCCGTCACCTTCGCCCGCAGGACGCCCCTCGACTGGAAGGCCGTGGGGCGGATGGCAGCCACGACCTTCCCGGCCTCGGTCGCCGGGGCGGCGGTCGCCTCCGCCCTGCCCAAGTCGGTCCTGAACACCGTGGTGCTGTGCGCCCTGGTGATCGTGGGCCTGTACACCTGGCGCAAACCCGAGTTCGGCGTGGACGAGGTCCGCCGCTTCGGACGCCGCGGCGAACTGATCGCCATGGCGGTGGGCGGTGCGGCCATCGGCTTCTGGGACGGCCTCGGCCCGCCCGGCACCGGCTCCTTCCTGGTGTTCCTCCTCGTCGGAGTCATCGGCTACGCCTTCCTGCGCGCCTCCGCCGTGGCCAAGGTCGTCAACATCGCCGCCAACCTCGGGGCACTGGTCTTCTTCATCCCCGCCGGCAAGGTGCTGTGGGGCCTCGGCGGCGCCATGGCCGTGTGCAACCTCGTGGGCGGCATCCTCGGCGCCTCCCTGGCCATGAAGCGCGGCTCCACCTTCGTACGCAAGGTCTTCCTGGTGGTCGTCTCGGGCCTGGTGATCAGCGTGACCTGGAAGCTGTCGCTGGCGTAG
- a CDS encoding threonine aldolase family protein, with protein MPAPIDLRSDTLSTITPQMRRYMADAEVGDDLYGGDPTTQRLERRCAELLGKEAALFTASGTLSNQLAIRVHTDRGSEIVTDAKYHINFFESAATADLSGVVLNPVDSPDGILTPRLLDAAVDRKRRARLTSAPSLVWVENTVNYYGGRAISVSDLADLRAASLAKGLPTHMDGARLPNASVATGASLAEYAATVDTVAVSFAKALGAPFGSVLAGPAELIERAGVYRLWYGGGLHQSGFMAAAALYALEHNIDRLAEDHAHARLLRELLVESPAFTAPEPETNMVIADVSGTGLSSAEFVSAAAEAGVKVARWTDTQVRIVARLGVDEAVVRDAVRRLHRVADRQPSPAMKP; from the coding sequence GTGCCGGCACCAATCGACCTGCGCAGCGACACCTTAAGCACCATCACTCCGCAGATGCGCCGCTACATGGCGGACGCCGAGGTGGGCGACGACCTCTACGGCGGAGACCCCACCACCCAGCGCCTGGAGCGCCGTTGCGCCGAACTCCTCGGAAAAGAGGCAGCGCTCTTCACCGCGAGCGGCACCCTGAGCAACCAGCTGGCGATCCGCGTGCACACGGACCGCGGCAGCGAAATCGTCACCGACGCGAAGTACCACATCAACTTCTTCGAGAGTGCGGCCACCGCCGATCTGTCCGGCGTCGTGCTCAACCCCGTGGACAGCCCGGACGGCATCCTCACGCCCCGCCTCCTGGACGCCGCCGTTGACCGCAAGCGGCGTGCCCGGCTCACCTCCGCCCCGTCCCTGGTATGGGTCGAGAACACCGTCAACTACTACGGCGGCAGGGCGATTTCGGTGTCCGACCTGGCCGACCTGCGCGCGGCCTCGCTCGCCAAGGGCCTGCCGACGCACATGGATGGCGCCCGGCTGCCCAACGCGAGCGTCGCCACCGGCGCCTCGCTCGCCGAGTACGCCGCCACCGTGGACACCGTCGCGGTCTCCTTCGCCAAGGCCCTCGGCGCGCCCTTCGGCAGTGTCCTCGCCGGCCCGGCCGAACTGATCGAGCGGGCCGGCGTCTACCGCCTGTGGTACGGCGGCGGCCTGCACCAGTCCGGCTTCATGGCGGCCGCCGCGCTGTACGCCCTGGAACACAACATCGACCGGCTCGCCGAGGATCACGCCCACGCCCGGTTGCTGCGCGAACTCCTCGTCGAGAGCCCGGCGTTCACCGCCCCTGAACCCGAGACCAACATGGTCATCGCGGATGTCTCCGGCACCGGCCTCAGCTCGGCGGAGTTCGTCTCGGCCGCCGCCGAAGCCGGTGTGAAGGTCGCCCGCTGGACCGACACACAGGTCCGGATCGTCGCGCGACTCGGCGTGGACGAGGCCGTCGTACGCGACGCCGTGCGGCGCCTGCACCGGGTGGCCGACCGGCAGCCCTCCCCGGCCATGAAGCCATGA
- a CDS encoding MSMEG_1061 family FMN-dependent PPOX-type flavoprotein yields the protein MTTSLAGSAFDSLRLDAVPDQEALRRAYAAPSDAAVRKQMTELTEQTRRLIGCSSLVLVASADAEGNCDVSPRGGPAGFVSVLDSRTVAIPDATGNKRLDTLQNVVATGRAGLLFVIPGRTTTLRVNGRACVSTRPELLSQLTAVGKPPASALVLGIEEVYPHCPKSLLRSAAWKPGQWLPADAQPASAEVTLAQLRMPELTIADIEQAEADSLKYRYE from the coding sequence ATGACGACATCCCTTGCCGGCAGTGCCTTCGACTCGCTCCGTCTCGATGCCGTGCCCGACCAAGAGGCGCTGCGCCGGGCCTACGCAGCCCCGAGCGACGCGGCAGTGCGGAAACAGATGACCGAACTCACCGAGCAGACCCGGCGGTTGATCGGCTGCTCATCGCTGGTCCTGGTCGCCAGCGCGGACGCCGAGGGCAACTGTGACGTCTCCCCGCGCGGCGGCCCCGCCGGGTTCGTCTCCGTCCTGGACTCACGGACGGTGGCGATACCGGACGCGACCGGCAACAAGCGTCTGGACACCCTGCAGAACGTCGTCGCCACCGGACGGGCCGGGCTGCTGTTCGTCATCCCGGGACGCACCACGACGCTCAGGGTGAACGGCCGGGCCTGCGTCTCCACCCGCCCAGAGCTGCTGTCGCAACTGACCGCCGTGGGCAAGCCGCCGGCCAGTGCGCTGGTGCTGGGGATCGAGGAGGTCTACCCGCACTGCCCCAAGTCGCTGCTGCGCAGCGCGGCCTGGAAGCCGGGGCAGTGGCTGCCGGCGGACGCCCAGCCGGCCTCGGCCGAGGTGACGCTGGCCCAACTGCGGATGCCGGAGCTCACGATCGCCGACATCGAGCAGGCGGAGGCGGACTCGCTGAAGTACCGGTACGAGTAG
- a CDS encoding RNA repair domain-containing protein: MRTSDEIYHRVCWDPRFDPARFVLGISQRRDAVKRIPLPFFVPGGDIPWHRVMFIEADGEVVWDRTTGVDRIDASGAGRVRAPQAHLGFATSGPAGALDVSPTARTVVAWIPPAELWPPIQDIRRDYDPQIHRWPPHVNVLFGFVPESDFERAAPLLAAATAEAPVFTARLDGVRTFPQRAYVTVWLDPTATGKAPWAHLHRALQQRFPRCRASARDFTPHLSLGRTRDPRRVTADCATRLDAMTATVWELVLLARRGDGPMRPRATVALRSGEVRWLPAPGPEAPGPEDGAWLSAITDR; the protein is encoded by the coding sequence ATGCGAACCAGCGACGAGATCTATCACCGGGTCTGCTGGGATCCGCGGTTCGACCCGGCCCGGTTCGTGCTGGGGATCAGCCAGCGCAGGGATGCCGTCAAACGCATTCCGCTGCCCTTCTTTGTTCCCGGGGGCGACATCCCGTGGCACCGGGTGATGTTCATCGAGGCGGACGGCGAGGTGGTCTGGGACCGGACCACAGGTGTGGACCGCATCGACGCGTCGGGGGCCGGCCGGGTGCGGGCCCCGCAAGCGCACCTGGGTTTCGCCACGAGCGGGCCTGCCGGTGCCCTCGATGTGTCCCCGACGGCCCGCACGGTGGTGGCCTGGATCCCGCCTGCGGAGCTGTGGCCGCCGATCCAGGACATCCGCCGGGACTACGATCCCCAGATCCACCGCTGGCCGCCGCATGTCAATGTGCTCTTCGGCTTCGTGCCGGAGTCCGACTTCGAGCGGGCGGCCCCGTTGCTCGCCGCAGCGACGGCCGAAGCGCCGGTCTTCACCGCCCGCCTGGACGGGGTGCGCACCTTCCCGCAGCGGGCGTACGTCACCGTGTGGCTCGACCCTACGGCCACCGGCAAGGCGCCGTGGGCACATCTGCACCGGGCACTGCAGCAGCGGTTCCCGCGCTGTCGTGCGTCCGCCAGGGACTTCACCCCCCATCTGTCCCTGGGGCGGACCCGGGATCCGCGGCGAGTCACCGCCGACTGCGCCACCCGGCTCGACGCCATGACGGCGACGGTCTGGGAACTCGTCCTGCTCGCACGCAGGGGCGACGGGCCGATGAGACCACGGGCCACGGTCGCCCTGCGCTCGGGCGAGGTCCGCTGGCTGCCCGCGCCCGGCCCCGAAGCGCCGGGCCCGGAGGACGGCGCATGGCTCTCCGCGATCACTGACAGGTGA
- a CDS encoding CoA transferase: MGHIIAGAGAGRALALHGADVLNLWRPHELEHDVTYLSANVGVRSATVSPYTPEGLARVHALQSGADVFFANRRPGYLESVGLSEEEAIARRPGLVHATVSLNGRSGPWADYLGFDQTAGALTGLLHLEGDGDKPALPPITVVNDYLVSWFLTAGIVEALRRRAVDGGSYRVHVSLSRVALWILGMGVFDKDYATEIAGTGGDHAYPAPETFTAQTPLGHYQGVTDQVRMSDTPGAYRHVLLPRGACRPEWLPRS; encoded by the coding sequence ATGGGCCACATCATCGCGGGCGCGGGCGCGGGCCGCGCCCTGGCCCTGCACGGGGCCGACGTGCTCAACCTCTGGCGCCCGCACGAGCTGGAGCACGACGTCACGTACCTCTCCGCGAACGTCGGCGTGCGCTCGGCCACCGTGAGCCCGTACACCCCCGAAGGTCTGGCGCGTGTCCACGCGCTCCAGTCGGGCGCCGACGTCTTCTTCGCCAACCGCCGCCCCGGCTATCTGGAGTCCGTCGGCCTGTCCGAGGAGGAGGCGATCGCCCGGCGGCCGGGGCTCGTCCACGCGACCGTCTCGCTCAACGGGCGCAGTGGCCCGTGGGCCGACTACCTCGGCTTCGACCAGACCGCGGGCGCGCTGACCGGCCTGCTGCACCTGGAGGGCGACGGCGACAAGCCCGCCCTGCCGCCGATCACCGTGGTCAACGACTACCTGGTCTCGTGGTTCCTGACCGCCGGCATCGTGGAGGCCCTGCGCCGCCGCGCCGTCGACGGTGGCAGCTACCGGGTCCACGTCTCCCTGTCCCGCGTCGCCCTGTGGATCCTCGGCATGGGCGTCTTCGACAAGGACTACGCCACCGAGATCGCCGGCACCGGCGGGGACCACGCCTACCCCGCCCCGGAGACCTTCACCGCCCAGACCCCGCTCGGCCACTACCAGGGCGTCACCGACCAGGTGCGGATGTCCGACACCCCGGGCGCGTACCGGCACGTGCTCCTGCCGCGCGGCGCCTGCCGCCCTGAATGGCTCCCCCGCAGCTGA
- a CDS encoding LysR substrate-binding domain-containing protein codes for MPSARRAGADDLTGLLGYVAAGLCVSLLPEDLRDFPVPGIAFVPLRGSSPHLETTVAAVHRPDADAAVLRLLDLIQRHARP; via the coding sequence ATGCCCAGCGCGCGCCGCGCCGGGGCCGACGACCTCACCGGCCTGCTCGGCTACGTCGCCGCCGGGCTGTGCGTCAGCCTTCTGCCGGAGGACCTGCGGGACTTCCCCGTCCCCGGAATCGCCTTCGTGCCGCTGCGCGGATCGTCGCCGCACCTGGAGACGACCGTCGCCGCCGTCCACCGGCCCGACGCGGACGCCGCCGTGCTCCGCCTCCTGGACCTCATCCAGCGCCACGCAAGGCCGTGA
- a CDS encoding putative glycoside hydrolase — protein sequence MRGHRPRIRTAVITISLVVPACTALGAFAIQSLSHQLRVEGLRSEGVLGRADVSNPRLAITSEEGADDLAELEVRLDGKPVHTHRADGRVILDAPVLAEGRHELTATSHSGLLFLHHISRTFTVDTSAPKLRLSPARATRPGAPVTVRGRVEDAGQVKVSIAGASVPVRGDGTFSRRLERPPARIDVAATDAGGNVTRGHVDAVAPYPLTRAAHLTAIGWASPEVREPVLQLIKDRKLNTIELDIKDEDGEVGYGSTVPLAREIGAVKNRYDAHEVLATLHGMGARVVGRIVAFRDPMLAQASHRQGKDNRLVQAPDGSPYDGGHYGKLSFTNFADPEVRRYNIALATEAAKLGFDDILYDYVRRPDGKLSTLRFPGLGNQTPEKSIAEFVADTRRSVRPQGAYLGVSVFGIAATRPTEIAQDIPAMAQHADYIAPMVYPSHWAAGEYGVTSPNASPYEIVNRSLADFATQVKGTGATIVPWLQDFSLGVHYGPGEVADQIRAAAGDGMNSFLLWNAGATYQGAALATLR from the coding sequence ATGCGTGGACACCGACCCCGAATACGAACCGCAGTCATCACCATCTCCCTGGTGGTCCCGGCCTGCACGGCGCTCGGCGCCTTCGCCATACAGTCCCTGTCTCACCAGCTGCGGGTCGAGGGGCTCCGCAGCGAGGGCGTGTTGGGCCGAGCCGACGTCAGCAACCCGCGCCTTGCGATCACGTCCGAGGAAGGAGCCGACGACCTGGCCGAGCTGGAGGTGCGACTCGACGGGAAGCCGGTGCACACGCACCGGGCCGACGGCCGCGTCATACTCGACGCCCCCGTGCTCGCCGAGGGCAGGCACGAACTGACGGCCACATCCCACAGTGGCCTGCTCTTCCTGCACCACATATCCCGGACGTTCACGGTGGACACCTCCGCACCGAAACTGCGGCTGTCCCCCGCCCGAGCCACCCGGCCCGGCGCACCGGTGACGGTACGCGGCCGGGTCGAGGACGCCGGGCAGGTGAAGGTCTCCATAGCCGGTGCGTCGGTGCCCGTCCGCGGCGACGGCACCTTCTCCCGGCGGCTCGAACGGCCCCCCGCCCGTATCGACGTGGCGGCCACGGACGCGGGCGGCAACGTCACCCGCGGGCACGTGGACGCGGTCGCGCCCTACCCCCTCACCCGGGCCGCGCACCTGACCGCCATCGGATGGGCCTCGCCGGAGGTCCGCGAGCCGGTTCTCCAGCTCATCAAGGACAGGAAGCTCAACACCATCGAGCTCGACATCAAGGACGAGGACGGCGAGGTCGGCTACGGCTCCACGGTGCCACTGGCCCGCGAGATCGGCGCCGTGAAGAACCGCTACGACGCACACGAGGTGCTCGCCACCCTGCACGGCATGGGAGCCCGCGTCGTCGGCCGCATCGTCGCCTTCCGCGATCCCATGCTGGCCCAGGCATCCCACCGCCAGGGCAAGGACAACCGCCTGGTCCAGGCCCCCGACGGCAGCCCGTACGACGGCGGCCACTACGGCAAGCTCTCCTTCACCAACTTCGCCGATCCCGAGGTCCGCCGGTACAACATCGCCCTGGCCACCGAAGCGGCCAAGCTGGGCTTCGACGACATCCTGTACGACTACGTGCGCCGCCCCGACGGGAAGCTCTCCACGCTGCGCTTCCCCGGCCTGGGCAACCAGACCCCCGAAAAGTCCATCGCCGAGTTCGTCGCCGACACCCGCCGCAGCGTCCGCCCGCAAGGCGCGTACCTCGGGGTCTCGGTCTTCGGCATCGCCGCCACCCGGCCCACCGAAATCGCCCAGGACATCCCCGCCATGGCCCAACACGCCGACTACATCGCCCCCATGGTCTACCCCTCGCACTGGGCCGCCGGCGAGTACGGGGTCACCAGCCCGAACGCCAGCCCCTACGAGATCGTCAACCGGTCGCTGGCCGACTTCGCCACACAGGTCAAGGGCACCGGAGCCACGATCGTCCCCTGGCTCCAGGACTTCTCCCTCGGCGTCCACTACGGCCCCGGTGAAGTCGCCGACCAGATCAGGGCGGCGGCGGGGGACGGCATGAACTCCTTCCTGCTCTGGAACGCCGGAGCCACCTATCAAGGGGCGGCGCTCGCCACCCTGCGGTGA
- a CDS encoding polysaccharide deacetylase family protein — MRPSRRSGGAAIVASAVLLLTACSAGHSALERGRNEPSGRAHKAGGQAAVADPAAVQADELGAVPVLMYHQLVAEPRSVYDRTPQDFRAELERLAREGYVPVTAREFSSGEIDIPAGTHPVVLTFDDSTVSQFRLGADGRPASDTAVGILLDVARKHPGFRPVATFFVNADPFREPGGRKPLDWLVRHEFEIGNHTLRHTALGTVDDATAQEAIADNQRAITQAVPGLSVVSMALPNGSMSRSRQLVLKGAANGVRYQHQGVYLVGANPAPSPFSTAFDPGAIPRIRSQAATGPEAQFTSTAWLDKLRDGTVRRYTSDGDPKRISFPKDEATSLAPAHRQAARPY; from the coding sequence ATGCGGCCATCCCGCCGAAGCGGTGGCGCGGCCATCGTCGCATCGGCCGTCCTGTTGCTCACCGCCTGCTCGGCAGGCCACTCCGCGCTGGAGCGGGGCCGAAACGAGCCGTCGGGCAGGGCACACAAGGCCGGCGGGCAGGCGGCCGTCGCCGACCCGGCGGCAGTGCAGGCCGACGAGCTCGGTGCGGTCCCGGTGCTGATGTACCACCAGCTGGTGGCCGAGCCCCGGAGTGTGTACGACCGCACACCGCAGGACTTCCGCGCCGAGCTGGAACGGCTGGCACGGGAGGGATACGTACCGGTCACCGCACGGGAGTTCAGCAGCGGGGAGATCGACATTCCCGCCGGTACCCACCCTGTGGTGCTGACCTTCGACGACTCGACCGTCAGCCAGTTCCGTCTGGGCGCGGACGGCCGGCCCGCGTCCGACACCGCGGTGGGCATCCTGCTGGACGTCGCCCGGAAGCACCCCGGATTCCGCCCCGTGGCGACCTTCTTCGTCAACGCCGACCCGTTTCGAGAGCCGGGCGGCCGAAAGCCGTTGGACTGGCTCGTCAGACACGAATTCGAGATCGGCAACCACACCCTGCGGCACACCGCGCTGGGGACGGTGGACGACGCCACCGCCCAGGAGGCCATCGCCGACAACCAGAGGGCGATCACCCAGGCCGTGCCCGGCCTGTCGGTGGTGTCGATGGCACTTCCCAACGGTTCGATGTCCCGCTCCCGGCAGCTGGTGCTGAAGGGCGCCGCCAACGGTGTGCGCTACCAGCACCAGGGCGTCTACCTGGTGGGAGCCAACCCGGCCCCCTCCCCGTTCTCGACCGCCTTCGACCCGGGAGCCATCCCGCGGATCCGCTCCCAGGCGGCGACCGGACCGGAGGCCCAGTTCACCTCGACGGCCTGGCTGGACAAGCTCCGCGACGGGACGGTCAGGCGGTACACCTCGGACGGAGACCCGAAGAGGATCAGCTTCCCCAAGGACGAGGCGACCAGCCTCGCCCCGGCCCACCGGCAGGCCGCCCGGCCGTACTGA
- a CDS encoding alpha/beta fold hydrolase → MAAVHVAVWDDRDRVGGGRAPTASRASVTPAAAPPALFIHNIFTWGSDSTYGFAGQRPLADSRRLLLMDRRGYGDSPDTARSDFDVDAEDVVEVLGAEASAAGPGGAHLVGHGNGAVAALIAAARRPDLVRSLALVQPSAFTAAAHHPVVADLLDRVRDGAPGIPDGVTPEQYLRASTEGLGMAMPEPTSRRLRAVATSMRERPVWEAEIPLEAIRGAALPVLVICGTWERAPAAYREHVGLPLMAVAESLTDSLGGRLLRVPGYYPHTQEPAAVNAALREFWG, encoded by the coding sequence ATGGCAGCCGTGCACGTGGCCGTGTGGGATGACCGCGATCGGGTCGGCGGAGGCCGGGCCCCGACGGCTTCGAGGGCCTCGGTGACCCCGGCGGCCGCTCCCCCCGCCCTCTTCATCCACAACATCTTCACCTGGGGCAGCGACTCCACGTACGGGTTTGCCGGGCAGCGGCCCCTCGCGGACAGCCGGCGGCTGCTCCTGATGGATCGCCGGGGTTACGGCGACAGCCCGGACACCGCGCGCAGCGACTTCGACGTCGACGCCGAGGACGTCGTGGAGGTTCTCGGCGCCGAAGCGTCCGCCGCGGGGCCAGGCGGCGCCCACCTCGTGGGGCACGGGAACGGCGCCGTCGCCGCGCTCATCGCCGCCGCGCGCCGGCCCGACCTCGTCCGATCCCTCGCCCTCGTCCAGCCCTCCGCCTTCACCGCCGCCGCGCACCATCCAGTCGTCGCCGACCTCCTCGACCGGGTGCGTGACGGTGCCCCGGGCATCCCGGACGGCGTCACGCCGGAGCAGTATCTGCGTGCGTCCACCGAGGGGTTGGGGATGGCCATGCCCGAGCCCACGTCGCGCCGGCTCCGTGCCGTTGCCACCTCCATGAGGGAGCGGCCCGTCTGGGAGGCGGAGATCCCGCTGGAGGCGATACGGGGCGCCGCCCTGCCGGTTCTGGTGATCTGCGGAACCTGGGAGCGCGCGCCGGCCGCGTACCGCGAGCACGTGGGGCTCCCTCTCATGGCCGTGGCCGAGTCCCTCACGGACTCCCTCGGGGGCCGCCTCCTGCGGGTGCCCGGGTACTACCCGCACACCCAGGAGCCCGCCGCCGTCAACGCCGCCCTGCGGGAGTTCTGGGGCTGA
- a CDS encoding polyprenyl synthetase family protein, translating to MTPATEPRATASQTLARCRELVQPALVAAVERLHPWLADMAAHSLGWTKAHAGFVPGPQGKGVRQALTVLCAEAAGAPADCALAGAVTVELVHTFSLVHDDIMDGDETRRQRESTWMAYGPGPAILAGDAMCALAAQVLCESPAAQGGAAVRHLADALHDMARGQADDLCFEFRPWTGPDAVRVREYRSMAEHKTGALLGCATGLGAVLAGAPAATVAGLTRAGRHLGVAFQAVDDLLGIWGDPQDTGKPAHGDLRRLKKTYPVLAALASDTPAARRLTGILASGGTLDDAGARRAADLIEEAGGRSATRSEAQRHLDRAHDCLTALDLEPTACDEIRTLLPFFIHRRA from the coding sequence ATGACGCCTGCTACCGAGCCCCGGGCCACCGCGTCGCAAACCCTGGCCCGCTGCCGCGAGTTGGTGCAACCGGCGCTCGTGGCGGCCGTGGAGCGCCTGCACCCGTGGCTGGCCGACATGGCAGCCCACTCCCTCGGGTGGACGAAGGCGCACGCCGGCTTCGTCCCCGGTCCCCAGGGCAAGGGGGTGCGCCAGGCGCTCACGGTGCTCTGCGCGGAGGCCGCCGGAGCGCCTGCCGACTGCGCGCTCGCCGGTGCGGTCACCGTGGAGTTGGTGCACACCTTCTCCCTCGTGCACGACGACATCATGGACGGCGACGAGACCCGTAGGCAGCGGGAGAGCACGTGGATGGCCTACGGTCCCGGACCCGCGATCCTGGCCGGCGACGCGATGTGCGCCCTCGCCGCCCAAGTCCTCTGCGAGTCCCCCGCGGCACAGGGCGGAGCGGCGGTGCGACACCTGGCCGATGCCCTGCACGACATGGCGCGGGGTCAGGCCGACGACCTCTGCTTCGAGTTCCGTCCGTGGACCGGGCCGGACGCGGTCCGGGTACGCGAGTACCGGTCGATGGCCGAGCACAAGACCGGTGCGCTGCTCGGGTGTGCCACCGGTCTGGGCGCCGTGCTCGCCGGCGCCCCGGCCGCGACCGTCGCGGGCCTCACGCGAGCCGGCCGGCACCTCGGGGTGGCCTTCCAGGCCGTCGACGACCTCTTGGGCATCTGGGGCGACCCGCAGGACACCGGCAAACCGGCACACGGCGATCTGCGACGGCTGAAGAAGACCTACCCCGTCCTGGCGGCGCTGGCCTCGGACACGCCGGCCGCGCGGCGGCTCACCGGGATTCTCGCTTCGGGCGGGACGCTGGACGACGCCGGCGCCCGCAGGGCCGCGGATCTCATCGAGGAGGCGGGCGGGCGCTCCGCCACCCGGAGCGAAGCCCAGCGGCACCTCGACAGGGCCCACGACTGCCTGACGGCGCTCGACTTGGAGCCGACGGCATGTGACGAGATCCGTACACTGCTGCCCTTCTTCATCCATCGCAGAGCGTGA